The Pseudoalteromonas arctica A 37-1-2 genome includes a region encoding these proteins:
- a CDS encoding insulinase family protein, whose amino-acid sequence MKKIIGFSAIALAVLSGCSNTASVSVAPPASLLSDTLVVSPNDNREYKTLKLANDIEVILVSDPSAEKSAAALSVGVGLLHDPMSQQGMAHYLEHMLFLGTDRYPDTKGYSDFMTKNGGAHNAYTWLDITNYMFKINNDAFDEGLDRFADFFKAPKLYPEYTDKEKNAVNAEWSMRREMDFFGQFKLARKMMGDHPANRFLIGNLETLGDKENSSLHKETVDFYNKYYSSNVMKVALISNLSIAEMEQKAQKYFADIKNKNIEKPTVTAKLDFDNAGGKRVFYAPNEDVKQLQLDFTIANNNSEFALKPNRFVAYLLSNEMPGSPAQLLRDKGWVSQLSASAAPNQYGNYGSLNVNAELTDEGMKNRDEIVATIMQYIDLIKKEGVDSKYFNEIRTSLNNQFKFLEKGDEFNYVSSLTQSMQDYPLNHAINAPYYYAKFDADAVNKVLEQLNADTLRIWYVSQQEETDSQLHFYDGKYRISDISDDEIASWKKPSEFKLALPTVNNLLPENFAIKTQAFKEQKHPELAYDKNGVKVWRQASQKFAEQPKGLVEVYINTQPGLNDIKAEVLYSVWADLYNIQQSQLSTEAAIAGMSVSLAPSNGLVLSMSGFTDKQDVLLKQALTGLKADETAQAFSQAVDRFKRNLLNQQKQFPYAQAFGEYSKLTRTGGFDTDALIKAADSVSVADLAQLKTATFAQNDLRVFSYGNYNQQDIDAIADELSATLPSNHKRSEFARSKAWLPQPGETLVLQKDIDVADVAVVDMTVHPVAGYKQKAEAAVLQSHFRTVAFDKMRTEEQLAYAVGALARPIEDYSAIGLYIQTPVKGPKEIQARFDKFKKEYAVELDNMSEETFEQLKNSTLVSLKEQPKNLSDEMSPLINDWYRENFTFDSKQKLIDEVEKVTLADIKDYYKQTMLNPNAARLNVQLRGTKFIESDFADLPNQTKITTLDAYYNGIKLQK is encoded by the coding sequence ATGAAAAAGATTATTGGTTTTAGTGCTATCGCACTTGCAGTTTTAAGTGGTTGTTCAAATACAGCTTCGGTTTCTGTGGCGCCTCCGGCCTCTTTATTATCAGACACGTTAGTTGTAAGCCCTAACGATAACCGCGAATATAAAACACTTAAATTAGCAAACGACATTGAAGTTATTTTAGTGTCTGATCCGAGCGCGGAAAAATCGGCAGCGGCACTAAGTGTAGGTGTAGGTTTACTACACGACCCGATGTCGCAACAGGGTATGGCGCATTATTTAGAACACATGCTGTTTTTAGGCACTGATCGTTACCCAGATACAAAAGGGTATTCTGATTTTATGACCAAAAATGGTGGCGCGCACAATGCATATACTTGGCTCGATATTACTAATTACATGTTTAAAATTAATAACGACGCGTTTGATGAAGGGCTAGACCGTTTTGCCGACTTTTTTAAAGCACCTAAATTATACCCTGAATACACAGACAAAGAAAAAAATGCAGTAAACGCAGAGTGGTCAATGCGTCGCGAAATGGACTTTTTTGGTCAATTTAAACTAGCGCGTAAAATGATGGGCGATCACCCAGCTAATCGCTTTTTAATTGGTAATCTAGAAACACTTGGTGATAAAGAAAACAGTTCGCTTCATAAAGAAACGGTTGATTTTTATAATAAATATTATTCTTCAAATGTCATGAAAGTAGCGCTTATTTCTAATTTATCTATTGCTGAAATGGAGCAAAAAGCACAAAAATACTTTGCTGATATAAAAAATAAAAACATAGAAAAACCAACAGTAACTGCAAAACTTGATTTTGATAACGCTGGCGGAAAACGCGTGTTTTATGCACCAAATGAAGATGTAAAACAGCTACAACTTGATTTCACCATTGCTAATAATAATAGCGAATTTGCGCTTAAACCAAACCGATTTGTAGCGTATTTACTAAGTAATGAAATGCCGGGCAGCCCAGCGCAACTACTTCGTGACAAAGGGTGGGTATCTCAGTTGTCAGCTTCAGCTGCACCAAATCAATATGGTAACTACGGGTCATTAAACGTAAACGCAGAGCTTACAGATGAAGGCATGAAAAATCGTGACGAAATAGTTGCGACTATTATGCAGTACATCGATTTAATTAAAAAAGAGGGCGTTGATAGCAAGTACTTCAACGAAATTCGTACATCACTAAATAACCAGTTTAAGTTTTTAGAAAAAGGTGATGAGTTTAATTATGTAAGTTCACTTACGCAAAGCATGCAAGACTATCCGTTAAATCACGCTATTAATGCACCTTACTATTATGCAAAATTTGACGCTGATGCTGTAAATAAAGTACTTGAGCAGTTAAATGCCGATACTCTTCGTATTTGGTATGTATCGCAACAAGAAGAGACTGACTCGCAACTACACTTTTACGACGGCAAATACCGCATTAGTGATATTAGCGATGATGAAATTGCCAGCTGGAAAAAACCAAGCGAATTTAAGTTAGCACTACCAACTGTAAACAATTTATTGCCTGAAAATTTTGCAATAAAAACTCAAGCATTTAAAGAGCAAAAACACCCTGAGCTTGCTTACGATAAAAATGGTGTAAAAGTATGGCGCCAAGCAAGTCAAAAATTTGCAGAGCAGCCAAAAGGGCTTGTTGAAGTTTATATAAATACTCAACCAGGTTTGAACGATATTAAAGCAGAAGTACTTTATTCTGTTTGGGCTGATTTATACAATATTCAACAAAGTCAGTTAAGTACCGAAGCAGCAATCGCTGGTATGAGTGTAAGCCTTGCGCCGAGTAATGGTCTTGTTTTATCTATGAGTGGTTTCACAGATAAACAAGATGTATTGCTTAAACAAGCTTTAACCGGATTAAAAGCCGATGAAACAGCACAAGCATTTAGCCAAGCAGTTGATCGCTTTAAACGTAATTTACTAAACCAACAAAAACAGTTTCCGTATGCACAAGCATTTGGCGAGTATTCAAAACTAACGCGTACAGGTGGTTTTGATACAGACGCGCTTATTAAAGCCGCTGACTCAGTGAGTGTTGCCGACTTAGCACAATTAAAAACAGCTACGTTTGCACAAAACGATTTACGCGTATTTAGTTACGGTAACTACAATCAGCAAGATATAGACGCGATTGCAGACGAATTAAGTGCAACATTACCAAGCAACCATAAACGCAGTGAATTTGCGCGAAGCAAAGCATGGTTGCCACAACCGGGCGAAACGCTGGTACTGCAAAAAGATATTGATGTAGCCGATGTAGCGGTGGTTGATATGACCGTTCACCCTGTTGCGGGTTACAAACAAAAAGCAGAAGCGGCTGTATTACAAAGCCACTTTAGAACAGTTGCGTTTGATAAAATGCGTACTGAGGAGCAACTTGCATACGCAGTAGGTGCATTAGCTCGCCCAATCGAGGATTACTCAGCAATTGGTTTGTATATTCAAACACCGGTTAAAGGTCCTAAAGAAATACAAGCTCGTTTTGATAAGTTTAAAAAAGAATACGCAGTTGAACTTGATAACATGAGCGAAGAGACTTTTGAGCAGCTTAAAAATTCAACCCTAGTATCGCTTAAAGAGCAGCCTAAAAACTTAAGTGACGAAATGAGCCCACTTATAAACGATTGGTACCGTGAAAATTTTACCTTTGATTCTAAGCAAAAGCTGATTGATGAAGTTGAAAAAGTAACGCTTGCAGATATAAAAGACTACTACAAGCAAACAATGCTTAATCCTAATGCGGCACGTTTAAATGTGCAATTACGTGGTACTAAGTTTATAGAAAGTGACTTTGCCGATTTACCAAATCAAACTAAAATCACAACGCTTGATGCCTATTACAATGGTATTAAACTACAAAAATAA
- a CDS encoding MAPEG family protein: protein MEKIIILAMFAQVTLSLVVMLIMGKRRFAAAKNKQLDLSDFKTMQLDKAGDTIRVADRNFSNQFEIPVLFYAVCLLALQLNSASTLVAILACLFVATRIVHSVIHLGENNVRARFKVFLLGCACVFSIWLAMVWRVLL from the coding sequence ATGGAAAAAATCATCATACTTGCCATGTTTGCACAAGTTACGCTTTCACTGGTTGTCATGCTCATTATGGGTAAAAGGCGCTTTGCAGCAGCTAAAAACAAACAACTAGATTTAAGCGATTTTAAAACAATGCAATTAGATAAGGCTGGCGACACTATTAGGGTTGCAGATAGAAACTTTTCAAATCAGTTTGAAATACCTGTGCTTTTTTACGCGGTGTGTTTACTTGCACTACAGCTAAATAGCGCCAGTACACTTGTGGCTATACTGGCCTGTTTATTTGTAGCAACACGTATTGTGCATAGTGTTATTCATTTAGGTGAAAATAACGTACGAGCACGTTTTAAAGTGTTTTTACTAGGTTGTGCTTGTGTGTTTTCAATTTGGCTTGCGATGGTTTGGCGAGTATTACTTTAA
- a CDS encoding peptidylprolyl isomerase, giving the protein MKKFFLGSLLAAASFSSTATIVEMKTSQGIIVINLFDQDTPKTVENFLSYVDDESYNQTVIHRSLSDFVIQGGGFTFSDDFDPITTKPAIINEPVFSNVKGTIAMAKVDGDPNSATSQWFFNIVDNSVGSAQLDTQNGGFTVFGQITEASQATLDNIAALVHCGETPVVGITAEQCASTDVTISSANLVTIQNVAIMDDDPNSAAGLTVTENTLIDSDTSTDSSSGSGGGLIWLLGAFLLAVPRLKRAK; this is encoded by the coding sequence ATGAAGAAGTTTTTCCTTGGTTCACTATTGGCAGCTGCTAGCTTTAGTAGCACTGCAACTATCGTTGAAATGAAAACTAGCCAAGGTATTATTGTGATTAATTTATTTGATCAAGACACGCCTAAAACAGTTGAAAACTTTTTAAGTTACGTTGATGATGAGTCTTATAATCAAACCGTGATACACCGTTCACTGAGTGACTTTGTTATTCAAGGTGGGGGTTTTACTTTTTCTGACGACTTTGATCCAATTACTACTAAGCCTGCCATTATTAATGAACCTGTATTTTCAAATGTTAAAGGTACTATTGCAATGGCGAAAGTAGATGGCGATCCTAATAGTGCCACAAGCCAATGGTTTTTTAATATTGTGGATAACAGTGTTGGCAGTGCTCAATTAGACACACAAAATGGGGGTTTTACTGTATTTGGACAAATAACAGAGGCAAGCCAAGCCACGCTAGATAATATTGCAGCGTTAGTTCATTGTGGTGAAACACCCGTTGTTGGTATTACTGCTGAACAATGTGCAAGCACTGATGTAACAATTAGCAGTGCTAATTTAGTGACTATTCAAAATGTGGCGATAATGGATGATGATCCTAATTCAGCCGCAGGTCTTACTGTTACTGAAAATACGCTAATTGATTCTGACACATCAACAGATTCTAGTAGCGGTTCTGGCGGCGGATTAATTTGGCTTTTAGGTGCTTTTTTACTTGCGGTTCCTCGTTTAAAACGTGCTAAATAA
- a CDS encoding S1/P1 nuclease, with protein sequence MHNSLKYSISSALLVSAIFTSTDSHAWGQNGHRIVGQIAQSHISETTKAAIKPYLDGESLAQISTWPDEMRSAPGEFWQKKSSRWHYINAAPGKSFSFNHDHTKNKESVSNILEGIHYSMQTLTDTNSTLDAKQFSLRFLVHLVGDSHQPFHAGRGEDRGGNRIKVSFFNEETNLHSLWDTKLVENENLSFTEYAQFIDTNNSELIAQYLQSSPMTWVEESHNLATKIYKYTNNEIGYSYIYNNTPIIKTRLQQAGIRLAGLLNALFDPSAKELETALAFEKKQTN encoded by the coding sequence ATGCATAACAGTTTAAAGTACTCGATATCCTCTGCACTTTTGGTTAGTGCTATATTCACAAGCACCGACTCACATGCTTGGGGTCAAAATGGCCATCGTATTGTCGGGCAGATTGCACAATCTCATATAAGCGAAACAACTAAAGCAGCAATTAAACCTTATTTAGATGGTGAGTCACTAGCTCAAATATCAACGTGGCCTGATGAAATGCGCTCTGCTCCTGGCGAGTTTTGGCAAAAGAAATCATCTCGTTGGCATTATATTAATGCAGCACCAGGAAAATCTTTCAGCTTCAATCACGATCACACTAAAAATAAAGAATCTGTAAGTAATATCCTTGAAGGTATTCATTACTCAATGCAAACACTTACAGATACCAACAGTACCTTAGATGCTAAACAGTTCAGTTTGCGTTTTTTAGTGCATTTAGTAGGTGATAGCCATCAACCATTTCATGCAGGTAGAGGTGAAGACAGAGGTGGTAACCGTATTAAGGTTTCATTTTTTAACGAAGAAACAAATCTTCATAGCCTTTGGGATACAAAGCTAGTTGAAAACGAAAACTTGTCGTTCACTGAGTACGCACAATTTATTGATACAAATAACAGCGAGTTAATTGCACAGTATTTACAAAGCTCACCTATGACATGGGTTGAAGAATCTCATAATTTAGCCACAAAAATTTATAAATATACCAACAACGAAATTGGTTATAGCTACATATATAACAATACTCCAATTATAAAAACGCGCTTACAGCAAGCGGGTATTCGATTAGCAGGATTATTAAATGCCTTATTTGACCCTTCTGCAAAAGAGTTAGAAACAGCTTTAGCTTTTGAAAAGAAGCAAACTAACTAG
- a CDS encoding TonB-dependent receptor produces MTKLRLSKLTGAIILALGVSTSAMAADTSSAMRGKITTPSGGSAANVKIKVVHQPTGTISELTTNESGTFIANGLRVGGPYMVIIDSDTFNDTTVENIYLNLGETYRLSSQLAPRNIEKIEVSGYKIVQQSGGSSSTFGSDTIENMPSFNRDIKDIARLNPLASINGNGELTFAGSNPRSNGLTVDGIGQNDDFGLSYGGYPTSQPPVALDAIEQISVDVSPFSASKGNFGGGTINAVTKSGTNEFKFSGFYETSTPDIAGDVDSISQVYTDGRPALDEDGHRTYVIEKVEPIQTEKRYGFNVGGPLIDDTLFYFVNYNKWTSELDLDYGFEGSGATNEYDVTEDNYNNFLNILSNEYGLTDSLGGDPKDTNESLLVKLSWNINDAHRLDFTYQWQDDKDETNVGTGGSTVSLASSRYTYATKFNNFATKLYSDWNENFSTEIGIAYKDVSSRSLTNSDIGFVKVEEYYRGPAYEFGTDEFRHANSASTENLTLTFDATYLMDDHEINFGMQYESLNLYNLFASNSLGSWEFDNFEGFENREVGNYDGTYDFSYSNAFTNNPNDTAYDATRNQLALYIEDTFYVGDDLEVTAGIRYERLSSDDKPTRNENFVNAYSALYGVDDFNNQENLDGLDIFLPRIGFKYYATEALTINGGIGRFQGGIPNVWYNNSFQNDGITIVEPTENFVNNYYANNQADITQVPDAIKNSLVQGTGSTNYIDPDFKLPSSIRAQVGFEYEFDSELLGDGFKWQAEIAYHKKENEAVWHNTAIQPVGLAADGERVINESIYSGDLDQNFDIAMTNSSDDGRSIIISTGLAKEFENGLYVSASYAHQDVTEASSGSSSRAQSNYQYNITRNRNEDFADRGSYEVEHSFKVNLAYNTEFFSGYATKFNVFFERRSGRPFSYTMGMYQERGLGDTKDFDSSSAYLAYIPTGADDPNVNWDESGLSWNELETLLNRAGISERGEILGRNSGTQPWVTTMDVSIKQEIPGFAEGHSGEIYFMVDNFANLLNSDWGVEKRLGFSDQAVYDFEGLDADGRYKIDPRHDGADVRNYSQYVTSSSAWQAKIGISYKF; encoded by the coding sequence ATGACTAAGCTTCGTCTTTCGAAATTAACTGGTGCTATAATTTTAGCGCTAGGTGTTTCTACAAGCGCAATGGCTGCTGATACTTCTTCTGCAATGCGTGGTAAAATTACGACGCCTTCAGGTGGCAGTGCTGCAAACGTTAAAATTAAAGTAGTTCACCAACCAACGGGAACTATTAGCGAACTAACTACAAACGAAAGTGGTACTTTCATAGCCAACGGCTTACGTGTAGGTGGTCCTTACATGGTTATCATCGATTCTGATACCTTTAACGATACCACTGTTGAAAATATCTACTTGAACCTTGGTGAAACTTACCGTTTAAGCTCGCAGCTTGCTCCACGAAACATCGAAAAGATTGAAGTGTCTGGTTATAAAATCGTTCAACAATCAGGTGGCTCTAGCAGTACATTTGGCTCTGACACTATTGAAAATATGCCAAGCTTTAATCGCGATATTAAAGATATTGCGCGTTTAAACCCACTTGCGAGTATTAACGGTAATGGCGAGCTAACGTTTGCAGGTAGTAACCCTCGATCAAATGGTTTAACTGTTGATGGCATCGGCCAAAACGATGATTTTGGCTTAAGTTACGGTGGTTACCCAACTTCACAGCCTCCAGTTGCACTTGATGCTATTGAACAAATTTCTGTTGATGTATCTCCATTTTCAGCTTCTAAAGGTAACTTTGGCGGCGGTACCATTAATGCGGTAACAAAATCAGGTACGAACGAATTTAAGTTTTCTGGTTTTTATGAAACATCAACTCCTGATATTGCAGGCGATGTAGACAGTATTTCTCAAGTTTATACTGATGGCCGACCGGCTTTAGATGAAGATGGTCATCGTACATATGTTATTGAAAAAGTTGAGCCAATCCAAACTGAGAAACGTTATGGTTTTAATGTTGGCGGACCGTTGATCGACGACACTTTGTTTTATTTTGTAAACTACAACAAGTGGACAAGTGAACTTGATTTGGATTATGGTTTTGAAGGTTCAGGCGCAACGAACGAGTACGACGTAACAGAAGATAATTACAATAATTTTCTTAACATTTTAAGTAATGAATATGGATTAACTGACTCTTTAGGTGGCGATCCTAAAGATACAAACGAGTCATTACTTGTTAAATTAAGCTGGAACATTAATGATGCCCACCGTCTAGATTTTACTTACCAATGGCAAGATGACAAAGACGAAACAAATGTTGGTACTGGCGGAAGCACTGTAAGCTTAGCGTCAAGCCGTTACACTTACGCCACTAAATTTAATAATTTTGCGACTAAATTATACTCAGACTGGAATGAAAACTTCTCAACTGAAATTGGTATAGCTTATAAAGATGTTTCATCTAGAAGCTTAACAAATTCTGACATCGGTTTCGTTAAAGTTGAAGAATACTATCGTGGTCCTGCTTACGAGTTTGGTACCGACGAATTCCGCCATGCAAATAGCGCATCAACTGAAAACTTAACACTCACGTTTGATGCAACTTATTTAATGGATGACCATGAGATTAACTTTGGTATGCAGTATGAGTCGTTAAACTTATACAACTTATTTGCTTCCAATTCATTAGGCTCTTGGGAGTTTGATAACTTTGAAGGCTTCGAAAACCGTGAAGTTGGCAACTACGACGGCACTTACGATTTTTCTTACAGTAACGCATTTACAAACAATCCAAATGACACCGCTTATGATGCCACGCGCAACCAATTAGCGCTTTACATTGAGGATACGTTTTACGTTGGTGACGATTTAGAAGTAACAGCAGGCATTCGCTATGAGCGTTTATCATCAGATGATAAACCAACACGTAATGAAAATTTTGTTAATGCTTACAGCGCATTATATGGAGTTGATGACTTCAATAACCAAGAAAATCTTGATGGCTTAGATATTTTCCTACCACGTATAGGCTTTAAATATTATGCAACTGAAGCATTAACCATCAACGGTGGCATAGGTCGCTTCCAAGGTGGCATTCCAAATGTTTGGTATAACAACTCATTCCAAAATGATGGTATTACAATTGTTGAACCGACAGAAAACTTCGTTAACAACTATTATGCAAACAACCAGGCTGATATTACACAAGTGCCTGACGCAATTAAAAATTCGTTAGTGCAAGGTACTGGTAGCACAAACTACATTGACCCTGACTTTAAATTACCTTCAAGTATTCGTGCTCAAGTTGGTTTTGAGTATGAGTTTGACTCAGAATTGCTTGGCGATGGATTTAAATGGCAAGCTGAAATTGCTTACCATAAGAAAGAGAACGAAGCTGTATGGCATAACACGGCTATCCAACCTGTTGGTTTAGCTGCCGATGGTGAGCGTGTAATCAACGAAAGTATTTATAGCGGTGACCTTGATCAAAACTTTGATATTGCAATGACTAACTCATCTGACGATGGCCGTTCAATTATTATCTCAACGGGTCTTGCAAAAGAGTTCGAAAATGGTCTTTACGTTTCAGCAAGCTACGCACACCAAGACGTAACTGAAGCATCTTCTGGTTCTTCTTCACGTGCACAAAGTAATTATCAGTACAACATTACACGTAATCGCAATGAAGATTTTGCTGACCGTGGTTCTTACGAAGTAGAGCACAGCTTTAAAGTTAATTTGGCTTATAACACTGAATTTTTTAGTGGCTACGCAACTAAGTTTAACGTATTTTTTGAACGTCGTTCGGGCCGCCCTTTTAGCTACACTATGGGTATGTACCAAGAGCGCGGCTTAGGTGATACTAAAGACTTTGATAGTAGCTCAGCTTACTTAGCTTATATACCTACAGGTGCTGATGATCCAAATGTAAACTGGGATGAGTCTGGTTTATCTTGGAATGAATTAGAAACGCTTCTAAATCGTGCTGGTATATCAGAGCGTGGTGAAATTTTAGGTCGTAACTCAGGCACTCAACCTTGGGTAACTACTATGGATGTAAGTATCAAACAAGAAATACCTGGCTTTGCTGAAGGTCACAGCGGTGAAATTTATTTCATGGTTGATAACTTTGCAAACTTATTAAATAGCGATTGGGGTGTTGAAAAACGTTTAGGCTTTTCTGACCAAGCCGTATATGACTTTGAAGGTTTAGATGCTGATGGTCGTTACAAAATTGACCCTCGACACGACGGTGCTGACGTTCGTAACTATAGCCAGTATGTAACTAGTTCTTCTGCATGGCAGGCTAAAATTGGTATTAGCTACAAGTTTTAA
- the ushA gene encoding bifunctional UDP-sugar hydrolase/5'-nucleotidase UshA — protein sequence MRIIILFSVFLSVLGCTSATTDSSVSNSPATQYLTVLHTNDNHGRFWQNEKGEYGMAARKTLIDSLRNKAQKQGHAVLLLSGGDINTGIPESDLQKAEPDFKGMSLIGYDAMALGNHEFDNPIDVLKQQQKWVDFPFLSANIFEKESGEHAFDSYKIFKKNGLTIAVIGLTTTDTAKIGNPQYIGHLEFKDPVDVTAKLAKEIKTKYNPDITIALTHMGHYVDASFGINAPGDVTLARSLPANTLDMIIGGHSQEPVCMSDTNVNDDSFKPGLACKPDQQNGTYIMQAHEWGKYVGKAEFKLENGKLKLLDYKLMPVNLYVDKVQADGSTKEVLANEYIKPDPKLESYLAVYQAKGAKQIEGTIGEVDARLEGDRNKVRYQQTNLARVIIQAQMDVVNADFGLISGGGIRSSIEAGKVSYKDILKVHPFKNRITYMDWQGSDLWDYLNTVTSFPPDAGAYLQYHKLSFERKNGQLVNVVINGQPLNKNKTYRMSLNSYNASGGDGYPTLTNKKGFISTDETDAQALQDFISKNSPLKTAEFTPK from the coding sequence ATGCGAATAATTATTTTATTTTCAGTTTTTTTAAGCGTACTTGGGTGTACATCGGCTACAACCGACTCAAGTGTAAGTAACTCTCCTGCAACTCAATATCTTACTGTACTTCACACTAACGATAACCACGGGCGTTTTTGGCAAAACGAAAAAGGCGAATACGGTATGGCCGCTCGCAAAACGTTAATTGACTCTTTACGCAATAAAGCTCAAAAGCAAGGTCATGCAGTACTACTTCTCTCTGGTGGTGATATTAATACTGGCATTCCTGAGTCAGATTTACAAAAAGCAGAGCCTGACTTTAAAGGTATGTCTTTGATTGGTTACGATGCAATGGCATTAGGTAATCACGAATTCGACAACCCTATTGATGTTTTAAAGCAACAGCAAAAATGGGTGGATTTTCCTTTTCTATCAGCCAATATATTTGAAAAAGAGTCAGGCGAACACGCGTTTGATAGCTACAAAATATTCAAAAAGAATGGATTAACTATTGCTGTTATTGGTTTAACAACAACCGATACAGCTAAAATTGGTAATCCTCAGTATATTGGGCATTTAGAGTTTAAAGACCCTGTTGACGTTACAGCAAAACTAGCGAAAGAAATAAAAACTAAGTACAACCCTGACATTACAATCGCCCTGACTCATATGGGTCATTATGTTGATGCTAGCTTTGGTATTAACGCACCCGGTGATGTAACACTTGCTCGCTCACTTCCTGCAAACACGCTAGATATGATCATTGGCGGCCACTCTCAAGAACCTGTATGTATGAGCGATACAAATGTAAATGACGATAGCTTTAAACCAGGTCTTGCCTGTAAACCAGACCAACAAAACGGTACTTATATTATGCAAGCCCATGAATGGGGTAAGTATGTTGGTAAAGCCGAGTTTAAGCTTGAAAACGGAAAATTAAAGTTACTAGACTACAAACTGATGCCTGTTAATTTGTATGTAGATAAAGTACAAGCTGATGGCTCTACTAAAGAAGTATTGGCAAACGAGTACATTAAACCAGACCCTAAACTTGAATCCTATTTAGCGGTATACCAAGCTAAAGGCGCTAAACAAATTGAAGGTACCATTGGTGAAGTAGATGCTCGCTTAGAAGGTGACAGAAACAAAGTTCGTTACCAACAAACAAACCTTGCACGTGTAATTATTCAAGCTCAAATGGATGTAGTAAATGCAGACTTTGGATTAATAAGTGGCGGTGGTATTCGCAGCTCAATAGAGGCAGGTAAAGTAAGCTATAAAGATATTTTAAAAGTACATCCTTTCAAAAATCGTATTACTTATATGGATTGGCAAGGCAGTGATTTATGGGACTATTTAAATACAGTAACGAGCTTCCCACCGGATGCAGGTGCTTATTTGCAGTATCATAAACTATCGTTTGAACGTAAAAATGGCCAGCTAGTTAATGTGGTTATTAATGGACAACCTTTGAATAAAAATAAAACGTACCGTATGAGTCTAAATAGCTATAACGCATCAGGCGGCGATGGCTATCCTACGCTTACAAATAAAAAAGGCTTTATTAGTACAGACGAAACAGATGCCCAGGCACTTCAAGACTTTATATCAAAAAACAGCCCTCTTAAAACGGCTGAATTTACTCCTAAATAG